In one window of Ostrinia nubilalis chromosome 19, ilOstNubi1.1, whole genome shotgun sequence DNA:
- the LOC135081367 gene encoding uncharacterized protein LOC135081367: MKDKAENYSDENADIYGDCHPESTEPLTGPSTSRAASIPAPPTEPESVTHTVPVSTQQDPSSVNVNDAPATSILDENTPSLDPEILQLLGEDPTSQKNHGENLHKDIAPRWAHILANGLSKEIQLELIKCYLPPENCPNMRAPKLNLEIKAALLEMNIKKDLYSQSKQNQLASSLSAIGRVLNWALASNSTVPQDIIKTLSDAGRLICDSHYKESQSRRYAALSTLNKDIRDTVKNTTIDEHLFGSALSDHIKSSKAISKTGSEIKQKTQRPTYRAPATTTQPRGALNSRGAPPRVAAAVEPRTTPAPRRPPRDRRLEAPRGRRSTNHARQQTRRR, translated from the exons ATGAAAGATAAAG CGGAAAATTACTCAGATGAAAACGCTGACATCTACGGCGACTGCCATCCCGAGTCAACAGAGCCACTTACCGGACCATCTACGTCGCGAGCTGCTTCCATACCTGCGCCACCGACAGAACCCGAATCTGTGACACACACAGTACCTGTGTCTACGCAACAGGACCCGTCGAGTGTCAACGTAAATGACGCTCCGGCAACATCTATTTTGGATGAAAATACACCTTCATTAGACCCAGAGATTCTTCAACTGCTTGGCGAGGACCCCACCAGCCAGAAAAATCATGGAGAAAATCTACATAAGGATATCGCACCTAGATGGGCACATATATTAGCTAACGGGCTTTCTAAAGAGATCCAATTAGAACTAATAAAATGTTACTTACCGCCAGAAAACTGCCCAAATATGAGAGCCCCAAAACTCAATTTGGAAATCAAAGCAGCTCTGTTGGAAATGAACATTAAAAAAGATTTATACAGCCAAAGCAAGCAAAATCAACTTGCTAGTAGTCTCTCTGCTATAGGACGAGTTTTGAATTGGGCCCTGGCATCAAATAGTACTGTTCCTCAAGATATAATAAAGACATTGAGTGACGCCGGCAGACTCATATGCGACAGCCACTATAAAGAATCACAATCCAGGCGTTATGCGGCACTGAGCACTCTTAATAAGGACATAAGAGATACTGTCAAAAATACAACTATAGACGAACATCTTTTTGGTTCCGCATTATCAGATCACATCAAGTCTTCGAAGGCAATAAGCAAGACGGGCTCGGAAATCAAACAAAAGACTCAACGCCCTACGTATAGGGCCCCGGCAACAACAACACAGCCTCGGGGCGCTTTAAACTCGAGGGGGGCGCCGCCGCGCGTAGCAGCAGCGGTCGAGCCGCGGACGACCCCTGCACCGCGCCGACCGCCGAGGGATCGCCGCCTGGAAGCGCCGCGAGGCCGTCGCTCCACCAACCACGCGCGGCAGCAGACGAGGAGACGATAG